The following proteins are co-located in the Nocardia bhagyanarayanae genome:
- a CDS encoding PPOX class F420-dependent oxidoreductase: MTGTAVLSDDLKKYLDESKVFATVATIGANGQPHLTVIWLKRDGEDLLFSTTVERQQAKNLARDPRVTVLINPPENPYVYAEIRGTATLTPDPDKTLPNELSLKYTGKNYADFNPASVEDAERVIVRVTPRKVAGRL; encoded by the coding sequence ATGACCGGTACAGCTGTGCTCTCCGACGACCTGAAGAAGTACCTCGACGAGTCCAAGGTGTTCGCCACGGTGGCCACCATCGGTGCGAACGGGCAACCGCACCTCACCGTGATCTGGTTGAAGCGCGACGGCGAGGATCTGCTGTTCTCCACCACGGTGGAGCGTCAGCAGGCCAAGAATCTGGCCAGGGACCCGCGGGTGACGGTGCTGATCAACCCACCGGAGAACCCCTACGTCTACGCCGAGATCCGCGGCACCGCCACGCTCACACCGGATCCGGACAAGACCCTGCCCAACGAGCTCTCGCTGAAGTACACCGGCAAGAACTACGCCGACTTCAACCCGGCCTCGGTCGAGGACGCCGAACGGGTCATCGTCCGCGTCACCCCGCGCAAGGTGGCGGGCAGGCTATGA